A region from the Thiothrix unzii genome encodes:
- a CDS encoding DUF29 domain-containing protein encodes MGAVAYETDFYGWTLEQADLLQSGKFDKVDLGNLIEELHIMSARERRELINRLRVLMMHLLKWRYQPSYRGRSWELTINNQRDELAIHLEDNPSLMPRIPEATIKAYPMAKRDAEKETGIPGKQFPVDCPWTFEQLMDAEFWPEPVE; translated from the coding sequence ATGGGTGCTGTAGCTTACGAAACTGATTTTTATGGCTGGACATTGGAGCAGGCTGATTTGTTGCAGTCTGGGAAATTTGACAAGGTTGATTTAGGAAACCTGATAGAGGAATTGCATATCATGAGTGCCCGCGAACGTAGAGAGCTGATTAACCGTTTGCGAGTTTTAATGATGCACTTATTGAAATGGCGATACCAGCCATCTTACCGTGGACGTAGCTGGGAACTGACGATCAATAATCAGCGTGATGAACTAGCGATACACTTAGAAGATAACCCAAGCCTTATGCCAAGAATCCCTGAAGCGACGATCAAGGCGTATCCTATGGCGAAACGTGATGCTGAAAAAGAAACCGGCATTCCGGGTAAACAGTTTCCCGTTGATTGCCCGTGGACATTTGAGCAACTCATGGACGCGGAGTTCTGGCCTGAACCAGTTGAATGA